One Vespa velutina chromosome 12, iVesVel2.1, whole genome shotgun sequence DNA window includes the following coding sequences:
- the LOC124953230 gene encoding trafficking protein particle complex subunit 1: MTIHNLYIFSRNGLLLYYAEWNRLNKSGITKEEEAKLMYGMLFSIKSFVSKISPLDPKEGFLYYKTSKYTLHYFETPSGLKFVLNTDNATQNARELLQQLYREVYLEYVVKNPLCQLNEPIQSELFKLKVDELLKKSPLFLSRSL; encoded by the exons ATGACAATTcacaatttgtatatattttcaagaaatgGCTTGTTACTATATTACGCTGAATGGAATAGACTAAATAAATCTGGAATTACAAAAGAAGAG gaAGCAAAATTAATGTATGGAATGTTATTCTCTATAAAGTCTTTTGTAAGTAAAATATCACCGTTGGATCCAAAGGAAggatttttgtattataaaacaaGTAAATATACTCTACATTATTTTGAAACACCATCTGGCTTAAAGTTCGTTTTAAATACAGACAATGCAACACAAAATGCAAGAGAATTGTTGCAACAATTGTATCGTgag gTATATTTGGAATATGTTGTAAAGAATCCTCTTTGTCAATTGAACGAACCTATTCAGAGTGAATTATTTAAGTTAAAGGTAGAtgagttattaaaaaaatcacCATTATTTTTAAGCAGATCATTATag